A genomic region of Anas acuta chromosome 1, bAnaAcu1.1, whole genome shotgun sequence contains the following coding sequences:
- the SLITRK1 gene encoding SLIT and NTRK-like protein 1 translates to MLLWILLLETSLCFAAGNVTGDVCKEKICACNEIEGDLHVDCEKKGFTSLQHFTAPTSQFYHLFLHGNSLTRLFPNEFANFYNAVSLHMENNGLHEIVPGAFLGLQLVKRLHINNNKIKSFRKQTFLGLDDLEYLQADFNLLRDIDPGAFRDLNKLEVLILNDNLISTLPPNVFQYVPITHLDLRGNRLKTLPYEEVLEQIPGIAEILLEDNPWDCTCDLLSLKEWLENIPKNALIGRVICEAPTRLQGKDLNETTEQELCKKNRVDSSLAAPPAEEETCDPGPIPTPFKIHGKEDPATPGSGPNGGTKIPVNWQIKTRPTAAVSTVSAKSKLLTTLSCPQICSCDQIPGSGLKVNCNDRNVSSLVDLKPKPSNVQELFLRDNKIHTIRKSHFLDYRKLNLLDLGNNNIATVENNTFKNLFDLRWLYMDSNYLDTLSREKFTGLQNLEYLNVEFNGIQLIMPGTFNAMPKLRVLILNNNLLRSLPVDVFAGVSLSKLSIHNNYFMYLPVAGVLDQLTSITQIDLHGNPWDCTCPIVPFKQWAEMLRPKVIMSDLRCESPEDFFKEDFESLSNDVICPQLKISPTLSSTNKNSTGFAETGTHSNSYLETSRVSISVLVPGLLLVFVTSAFTVVGMLVFILRNRKRSKRRDANSSASEINSLQTVCDSSYWHNGPYSTDGAHRVYDCGSHSLSD, encoded by the coding sequence atgctgctttggaTTCTGTTGCTGGAGACGtctctttgttttgctgctggaaaCGTTACAGGGGACGTTTGCAAAGAGAAGATCTGTGCCTGCAACGAGATAGAAGGGGATTTGCACGTAGACTGTGAGAAAAAGGGATTTACCAGCCTGCAACATTTCACCGCCCCAACTTCCCAGTTTTACCATTTGTTTCTGCATGGAAATTCCCTGACTCGACTTTTCCCTAATGAGTTTGCTAACTTTTACAATGCAGTCAGTTTGCACATGGAAAACAACGGTTTGCATGAGATTGTTCCTGGGGCTTTTCTTGGGCTGCAGCTGGTGAAACGCTTGCAcataaacaacaacaagatCAAATCGTTCAGGAAGCAGACTTTCCTGGGGCTGGACGATCTGGAATACCTCCAGGCAGATTTTAATCTATTGCGGGATATTGACCCGGGAGCATTTAGGGACTTAAACAAACTAGAGGTGTTGATTTTAAATGACAATCTCATCAGCACCTTGCCCCCCAACGTGTTTCAGTATGTGCCGATCACCCACCTCGACCTCCGGGGAAACCGTCTTAAAACCTTGCCTTATGAGGAGGTCCTGGAGCAGATCCCAGGCATTGCTGAAATCCTGCTAGAGGATAACCCCTGGGACTGTACTTGCGACCTGCTGTCGTTGAAGGAATGGCTGGAAAATATACCCAAAAATGCTTTGATCGGCAGAGTGATTTGTGAAGCTCCCACTAGATTGCAGGGCAAAGATTTAAATGAGACCACAGAGCAAGAGCTGTGCAAAAAGAACAGAGTGGATTCTAGTCTAGCTGCTCCCCCTGCTGAAGAAGAAACCTGCGATCCTGGTCCCATTCCAACCCCCTTTAAAATACATGGCAAGGAAGACCCTGCCACACCAGGATCTGGTCCAAATGGAGGTACAAAGATTCCTGTCAACTGGCAAATCAAGACTAGACCCACTGCTGCTGTGTCGACAGTTAGCGCAAAGAGCAAGCTACTGACTACATTGTCCTGCCCTCAGATATGCAGCTGTGATCAGATCCCTGGCTCGGGTTTAAAGGTTAATTGCAATGACAGGAATGTGAGCAGCTTGGTGGATTTGAAGCCTAAACCATCCAATGTGCAGGAGCTGTTTCTGAGAGACAACAAAATACACACCATCAGGAAATCCCACTTTCTGGATTACCGGAAACTTAATTTACTTGATTTGGGCAACAACAACATAGCCACCGTTGAGAACAACACCTTCAAGAACCTCTTTGATCTCCGATGGCTGTATATGGATAGCAACTACCTAGACACCCTGTCCCGGGAGAAATTTACTGGGCTGCAAAACCTGGAGTACCTGAATGTGGAGTTTAATGGGATCCAGCTCATCATGCCTGGAACCTTCAATGCAATGCCCAAACTGAGAGTCCTCATCCTCAACAACAACCTACTGAGGTCTCTCCCAGTCGACGTCTTCGCCGGGGTCTCACTTTCCAAACTGAGCATACACAACAATTATTTCATGTACCTCCCAGTAGCAGGGGTGTTGGACCAGCTCACCTCCATCACCCAGATCGATCTGCATGGCAACCCGTGGGACTGTACTTGCCCTATTGTGCCTTTCAAACAGTGGGCGGAGATGTTGCGCCCCAAGGTGATTATGAGCGATCTGAGGTGTGAGTCCCCAGAAGATTTCTTCAAGGAGGATTTTGAGTCTCTCTCCAATGACGTGATTTGCCCTCAGCTGAAAATATCACCCACACTAAGTTCTACCAACAAAAACAGCACCGGCTTTGCAGAGACAGGCACTCACTCCAACTCCTACTTGGAGACCAGCCGGGTCTCCATTTCGGTGCTGGTGCCAGGGCTCCTGCTGGTTTTTGTGACCTCTGCTTTCACGGTGGTTGGCATGCTGGTGTTCATCCTGAGGAACAGAAAGCGGTCCAAGAGGAGGGACGCCAACTCGTCTGCATCTGAAATCAACTCCTTGCAGACAGTCTGCGACTCATCCTACTGGCACAACGGGCCCTACAGCACCGACGGGGCCCACAGGGTATACGACTGCGGCTCCCACTCCCTGTCGGACTga